In a genomic window of Micromonospora cremea:
- a CDS encoding transglycosylase domain-containing protein — protein sequence MAASRSPLSRLFTVLLAGLLAGLALAVAALPGNLLLGLATRSAIGSYAALPDSLRTPATPQRSYLYANDGKTLITTFYDVNRTDVALADIAPVMRQAIVAAEDRRFYSHGGADLRGLARALVANVKGGETEQGGSTLTMQYVRNVLKTDPTRTAEERAAATDPTIGRKIQEIRYASALEQSLGKDEILNRYLNIAYFGSGAYGIAAASQKYFGKPPAQLTLAESALLAGLVQSPDAYSPIDGDSDAALARRSYVLDSMADTGAITAAQAAQAKAEPLTLHPTAQPNGCTAVAQGHDDWGYFCDYLRRWWVTQPAFGATVPEREQALRAGGYTVVTSLDPQVQATAQQQATKVYGYDNKRALPIAAVQPGTGQVLAMAVNRHYSLADNPAGQANYPNTVNPLISGGASVDGYQAGSTFKLFTMLAALESGRTLSTGFDAPAKLPTRYAAEGPGSCDGHWCPANANPDWMDGYRMMWDGFGRSVNTYFVWLAEQVGQDKVVEMAQRLGITFRADTDAAFAKNDAANWGSFTLGVAATTPLDLANAYATVAAEGTYCTPVPVISVTDAKGAKVPVGQPSCKRVLDADVARAAADAARCPVGQQSPYGQCNGGTATGVNDILDGRPVAGKTGSSEENATETFVGFTPQVAVAGIAANPDDPTDSVGSAVQAKVIDAVARVIATAVKGQPEKAFVAPSRELAGEPRRPVERAPVVPDRRSDRDDPRSLLQRWLDRRG from the coding sequence ATGGCCGCCTCTCGCTCGCCGCTGTCGCGGCTGTTCACCGTGCTGCTCGCCGGCTTGCTGGCCGGGCTCGCCCTGGCGGTCGCCGCGTTGCCGGGCAACCTGCTGCTCGGGCTCGCCACCCGTTCCGCGATCGGGTCGTACGCCGCGTTGCCGGACTCGCTGCGCACCCCGGCCACCCCGCAGCGCTCCTACCTCTACGCCAACGACGGCAAGACGCTGATCACGACGTTCTACGACGTGAACCGCACCGACGTGGCACTGGCGGACATCGCCCCGGTGATGCGGCAGGCGATCGTGGCGGCCGAGGACCGGCGGTTCTACTCGCACGGCGGCGCTGACCTGCGCGGCCTGGCCCGCGCTCTGGTGGCCAACGTCAAGGGTGGCGAGACCGAGCAGGGCGGCTCGACGCTGACCATGCAGTACGTCCGTAACGTGCTCAAGACCGATCCCACCCGCACCGCCGAGGAGCGCGCCGCCGCCACCGATCCCACCATCGGGCGCAAGATCCAGGAGATCCGGTACGCGAGCGCGCTGGAGCAGAGCCTCGGCAAGGACGAGATCCTCAACCGGTACCTGAACATCGCCTACTTCGGCTCCGGCGCGTACGGGATCGCGGCGGCCAGCCAGAAATACTTCGGCAAGCCTCCGGCGCAGCTGACCCTCGCCGAGTCGGCCCTGCTCGCCGGCCTGGTGCAGTCCCCGGACGCGTACAGCCCGATCGACGGGGACTCCGACGCGGCGCTGGCCCGCCGGTCGTACGTGCTGGACTCGATGGCCGACACCGGGGCGATCACCGCCGCTCAGGCCGCGCAGGCCAAGGCGGAGCCGCTGACCCTGCACCCCACCGCGCAGCCCAACGGCTGCACCGCGGTGGCTCAGGGCCACGACGACTGGGGCTACTTCTGTGACTACCTGCGTCGCTGGTGGGTGACCCAGCCCGCGTTCGGGGCGACCGTGCCGGAGCGCGAGCAGGCCCTGCGCGCGGGCGGCTACACGGTGGTCACCTCGCTGGACCCGCAGGTCCAGGCCACCGCGCAGCAGCAGGCCACCAAGGTCTACGGGTACGACAACAAGCGCGCCCTGCCGATCGCCGCCGTGCAGCCGGGCACCGGGCAGGTGCTGGCGATGGCGGTCAACCGGCACTACAGCCTGGCCGACAACCCCGCCGGGCAGGCCAACTACCCGAACACCGTCAACCCGCTGATCTCCGGCGGCGCCAGCGTCGACGGGTACCAGGCCGGCTCCACCTTCAAGCTGTTCACCATGCTCGCCGCGCTGGAGTCGGGCCGTACCCTCTCCACCGGCTTCGACGCGCCCGCCAAGCTACCCACCCGGTACGCCGCCGAGGGCCCGGGCAGCTGCGACGGCCACTGGTGCCCGGCCAACGCCAACCCGGACTGGATGGACGGGTACCGGATGATGTGGGACGGCTTCGGCCGCTCGGTGAACACCTACTTCGTCTGGCTCGCCGAGCAGGTCGGCCAGGACAAGGTGGTGGAGATGGCGCAGCGCCTGGGCATCACCTTCCGCGCCGACACGGACGCCGCCTTCGCCAAGAACGATGCCGCCAACTGGGGTTCGTTCACGCTCGGCGTGGCCGCCACCACCCCGCTGGACCTGGCCAACGCGTACGCCACGGTGGCCGCCGAGGGCACCTACTGCACGCCGGTGCCGGTGATCTCGGTGACCGACGCGAAGGGCGCGAAGGTGCCGGTCGGGCAGCCCTCCTGCAAGCGGGTACTCGACGCCGACGTGGCCCGCGCCGCGGCCGACGCCGCCCGTTGCCCGGTCGGGCAGCAGTCGCCGTACGGGCAGTGCAACGGTGGCACCGCCACCGGCGTGAACGACATCCTCGACGGCCGCCCGGTGGCCGGTAAGACCGGTAGCTCGGAGGAGAACGCCACCGAGACGTTCGTCGGCTTCACCCCGCAGGTCGCGGTCGCCGGCATCGCCGCCAACCCGGACGACCCGACCGACTCGGTGGGTTCCGCGGTGCAGGCAAAGGTGATCGACGCGGTCGCCCGGGTCATCGCCACCGCCGTCAAGGGCCAGCCGGAGAAGGCGTTCGTCGCGCCCAGCCGCGAGCTGGCCGGCGAACCGCGCCGTCCGGTCGAGCGGGCTCCCGTCGTCCCCGACCGCCGGTCCGACCGGGACGACCCCCGGTCGCTGCTCCAGCGCTGGCTCGACCGGCGCGGCTGA
- a CDS encoding SPFH domain-containing protein, whose product MTVIGVLVLAVALIAVVTLAKAVRIVPQQRQDVVERLGKYKRTLSPGLNLLVPFVDAVRTKVDMREQVVSFPPQPVITSDNLVVSIDTVLYFKVVDAVRATYEISSFLQAIEQLTVTTLRNVIGSLDLERALTSRDEINRHLSGVLDETTGRWGIKVTRVEIKAIEPPASIRDSMEKQMRAERDRRAAILTAEGHKQSQILTAEGEKQSAVLRADGDRQARILQAEGQAKAIRTVFDAIHQANPSQKVLAYQYLQALPQIAQGSANKVWIVPAELTKALEGMGGALGGLSKMVGDLPAPEAADHASQVEREAAEAAQAAAAAAQQIHDEVRVAEAQATGGKGPQGLPAPEPVSPASLVNDPTDQRERE is encoded by the coding sequence ATGACGGTCATAGGCGTGCTGGTGCTCGCGGTGGCGTTGATCGCTGTCGTGACGCTGGCCAAGGCGGTGCGGATCGTGCCGCAGCAGCGTCAGGACGTGGTGGAACGGCTCGGTAAGTACAAGCGCACTCTCAGCCCCGGCCTCAACCTGCTGGTGCCCTTCGTCGACGCGGTACGCACCAAGGTCGACATGCGGGAGCAGGTGGTCAGCTTCCCGCCGCAGCCGGTGATCACCTCGGACAACCTGGTGGTCTCGATCGACACGGTGCTCTACTTCAAGGTGGTCGACGCGGTCCGGGCGACCTACGAGATCTCCAGCTTCCTGCAGGCCATCGAGCAGCTCACCGTCACCACGCTGCGTAACGTGATCGGCTCGCTCGACCTGGAGCGGGCGCTGACCAGCCGGGACGAGATCAACCGGCACCTCTCCGGGGTGCTGGACGAGACCACCGGCCGCTGGGGCATCAAGGTGACCCGGGTGGAGATCAAGGCGATCGAGCCGCCGGCCAGCATCCGCGACTCGATGGAGAAGCAGATGCGCGCCGAGCGGGACCGTCGCGCGGCGATCCTCACCGCCGAGGGGCACAAGCAGTCGCAGATCCTCACCGCCGAGGGTGAGAAGCAGTCGGCGGTGCTGCGGGCCGACGGTGACCGGCAGGCCCGGATTCTGCAGGCCGAGGGCCAGGCGAAGGCGATCCGGACCGTGTTCGACGCGATTCACCAGGCGAACCCGAGCCAGAAGGTGCTCGCCTACCAGTACCTGCAGGCCCTGCCGCAGATCGCCCAGGGCAGCGCCAACAAGGTCTGGATCGTGCCGGCCGAGCTGACCAAGGCTCTGGAGGGGATGGGTGGCGCGCTCGGCGGGCTGAGCAAGATGGTGGGGGACCTGCCCGCGCCGGAGGCGGCCGACCACGCGAGTCAGGTCGAGCGCGAGGCCGCGGAGGCCGCACAGGCCGCGGCGGCCGCCGCCCAGCAGATCCACGACGAGGTACGCGTCGCCGAGGCGCAGGCCACCGGCGGCAAGGGGCCGCAGGGGCTGCCCGCGCCGGAGCCGGTCTCCCCGGCCAGCCTGGTCAACGACCCGACCGACCAGCGCGAGCGCGAGTGA
- a CDS encoding NfeD family protein, producing MDAVVWIVLGVLLVVAEVFTTTLFLIMFGVGAFAAAGAAALGAPAAVQALVFAVVSALSLLVARPVIRRHRRSALESGEQPFGVEAIEGSTALVLERVDTEHGLVKIDGELWSARPYDTTQTYEPGQRVRVIKVRGATALVWQDDVSSAGELPEARG from the coding sequence GTGGATGCCGTGGTCTGGATCGTTCTGGGTGTGCTACTGGTTGTCGCCGAGGTCTTCACGACGACGCTCTTCCTGATCATGTTCGGGGTGGGCGCGTTCGCCGCCGCGGGCGCGGCGGCCCTGGGCGCGCCGGCGGCGGTGCAGGCGCTGGTCTTCGCGGTGGTGTCGGCGCTGAGCCTGCTGGTGGCCCGGCCCGTCATCCGCCGGCACCGGAGGTCGGCTCTGGAGAGCGGCGAGCAGCCGTTCGGCGTGGAGGCGATCGAGGGCTCCACAGCGTTGGTGCTGGAGCGGGTGGACACCGAGCACGGCCTCGTCAAGATCGACGGCGAGCTGTGGAGTGCCCGGCCGTACGACACGACGCAGACGTACGAACCTGGTCAACGGGTGCGGGTGATAAAGGTCCGGGGCGCGACCGCCCTGGTCTGGCAGGACGACGTTTCTTCCGCCGGCGAGCTGCCGGAAGCGAGAGGGTGA
- a CDS encoding serine hydrolase domain-containing protein, giving the protein MTLLPETARQIDAQVAQAQVDGRAPSLVLGVVRDRTLVHLAAAGEHPRPDIDLQYRLGSISKTMTAALIMQLRDAGRLAVNDPLERHLPGTGVGTLTLRQLLAHASGIQREPEGDWWERTAGADLTTLLAGLTADKIAYPAHATYHYSNLAYGLLGGVLERLTGTPWADLLGERILTPLGMRRTTYAATEPFARGYVVHPWHDTLREEPRTDTGAMAPAGQLWSTIEDLGRWAAFLADPDPSVLAAETLTEMCSPVVISDLESWTHGHGLGLELFREGDRVYVGHGGSMPGYLASLAVHRPTRTAVVGFANSYGLRTGHLGALGRRLLTLVLDAEPAPVTPWQPAAAVPPAELAELTGRWWWMGTEIEVSADAAGELRAGPVGGAPDLRFVAEGPDRWRGRAGGQDGEILTVLRDEQGRAVALDIATFVHTRTPDQEP; this is encoded by the coding sequence TTGACCCTGCTGCCCGAGACCGCCCGACAGATCGACGCCCAGGTGGCCCAGGCACAGGTCGACGGCCGTGCTCCCTCGCTGGTGCTGGGCGTGGTCCGCGACCGCACGCTGGTGCACCTGGCCGCCGCCGGCGAGCATCCCCGTCCGGACATCGACCTGCAGTACCGACTGGGCTCGATCAGCAAGACGATGACCGCCGCGCTGATCATGCAGTTGCGCGACGCCGGCCGGCTGGCCGTGAACGACCCGCTGGAACGGCACCTGCCGGGCACCGGCGTCGGCACGCTCACCCTGCGCCAACTGCTCGCGCACGCCAGCGGCATCCAGCGTGAACCGGAGGGCGACTGGTGGGAGCGGACCGCTGGCGCCGACCTGACCACCCTGCTCGCGGGGCTGACCGCCGACAAGATCGCCTACCCGGCGCACGCCACGTACCACTACTCCAACCTGGCGTACGGGCTGCTCGGCGGGGTGCTCGAACGGCTCACCGGGACGCCCTGGGCGGACCTGCTCGGAGAGCGGATCCTCACCCCGCTGGGGATGCGCCGCACCACGTACGCGGCCACCGAACCGTTCGCCCGCGGCTACGTCGTCCACCCCTGGCACGACACGCTGCGCGAGGAGCCCCGTACCGACACCGGGGCGATGGCCCCGGCCGGGCAGCTCTGGTCGACGATCGAGGACCTGGGCCGCTGGGCGGCGTTCCTGGCCGACCCGGACCCGTCGGTGCTGGCCGCCGAGACGCTGACCGAGATGTGCTCCCCCGTGGTGATCAGCGACCTGGAGTCCTGGACCCACGGGCACGGCCTCGGGCTGGAACTCTTCCGGGAAGGCGACCGGGTGTACGTCGGGCACGGCGGCTCCATGCCCGGCTACCTAGCATCGCTGGCCGTCCACCGGCCCACCCGCACCGCCGTGGTCGGCTTCGCCAACTCGTACGGCCTGCGCACCGGGCACCTCGGCGCGCTCGGCCGGCGGCTGCTCACCCTGGTGCTGGACGCCGAACCGGCGCCGGTCACCCCGTGGCAGCCGGCGGCAGCCGTACCGCCCGCCGAGCTCGCCGAGCTGACCGGCCGCTGGTGGTGGATGGGCACCGAGATCGAGGTGTCCGCGGACGCCGCCGGCGAGCTGCGCGCCGGCCCGGTCGGCGGCGCGCCGGACCTGCGCTTCGTCGCCGAGGGACCGGACCGCTGGCGGGGCCGCGCCGGTGGACAGGACGGCGAGATCCTCACCGTCCTGCGCGACGAGCAGGGCCGGGCGGTCGCCCTGGACATCGCCACCTTCGTCCACACCCGCACCCCCGACCAGGAGCCCTGA
- a CDS encoding DUF3097 domain-containing protein gives MVGRYGEDVLAGDWRRRKVTPEVDAEPDLVVEDADSGFCGAVVGFEAGAVVLEDRHGRRRNFPLLPAAFLLDGRPVTLRRPTRAPVPAARRRTASGSVAVDNVRAQVAKASRIWVEGIHDAALVERIWGDDLRIEGVVVEPLDGIDALDAEVRDFAPGPTRRLGVLVDHLVPGSKESRIVARVTSPYVLVTGHPYVDVWQAVKPAALGIAAWPVVPPGRPWKEGVCAALGVAEPADMWRHILSRVNSFADVETPLINAMERLIDFVTEPA, from the coding sequence ATGGTGGGGCGATACGGCGAGGACGTGTTGGCGGGCGACTGGCGGCGGCGGAAGGTCACCCCCGAGGTGGACGCCGAGCCGGATCTCGTGGTGGAGGACGCCGACTCCGGGTTCTGCGGGGCGGTGGTGGGCTTCGAGGCCGGTGCGGTGGTGCTGGAGGACCGGCACGGCCGGCGGCGCAACTTCCCCCTGCTGCCGGCGGCGTTCCTGCTCGACGGTCGCCCGGTGACGTTGCGCCGCCCGACCCGAGCGCCGGTGCCGGCGGCCCGCCGGCGCACCGCGTCCGGCTCGGTGGCGGTGGACAACGTCCGCGCCCAGGTGGCCAAGGCCAGCCGGATCTGGGTGGAGGGCATCCACGACGCGGCGCTGGTCGAGCGGATCTGGGGCGACGACCTGCGGATCGAGGGCGTGGTCGTGGAGCCGCTGGACGGCATCGACGCTCTCGACGCCGAGGTGCGCGACTTCGCCCCCGGCCCGACCCGGCGACTCGGCGTACTCGTCGACCACCTGGTGCCCGGCAGCAAGGAGAGCCGGATCGTGGCCCGGGTGACCTCGCCCTATGTGCTGGTGACCGGGCATCCGTACGTGGACGTCTGGCAGGCGGTCAAGCCGGCGGCGCTGGGCATCGCGGCGTGGCCGGTGGTGCCGCCGGGGCGGCCGTGGAAGGAGGGGGTCTGCGCCGCCCTCGGGGTGGCCGAGCCGGCCGACATGTGGCGGCACATCCTGTCCCGGGTGAACAGCTTCGCCGACGTCGAGACCCCCCTGATCAACGCCATGGAACGCCTCATCGACTTCGTCACCGAGCCAGCCTGA
- a CDS encoding HAD-IIA family hydrolase, giving the protein MQDRKPVQSWLTDMDGVLVHEGQPVPGAPEFINRLRSSGKPFLVLTNNSIYTPRDLTARLSRMGLDVPEESIWSSALATGQFLADQRPGGTAYVIGEAGLTTALHAVGYVLTDFAPDYVVLGETRTYSFEAITKAVRLINDGARFICTNPDVTGPSAEGALPAAGSVAAMISKATGVEPYFVGKPNPMMMRSALNTINAHSESTAMIGDRMDTDILCGLEAGLETILVLTGISSRTEAERYPYRPSRIINSVADLLDEV; this is encoded by the coding sequence ATGCAGGACCGTAAGCCCGTGCAGAGCTGGCTGACCGACATGGACGGCGTGCTCGTGCACGAGGGCCAGCCGGTGCCCGGCGCACCGGAGTTCATCAACCGGCTGCGCTCCTCGGGCAAGCCGTTCCTGGTGCTGACCAACAACTCGATCTACACCCCGCGCGACCTGACCGCCCGGCTGAGCCGGATGGGGCTGGACGTGCCGGAGGAGTCGATCTGGTCCTCGGCGCTGGCCACCGGCCAGTTCCTCGCCGACCAGCGGCCGGGCGGCACCGCGTACGTGATCGGGGAGGCCGGGCTGACCACGGCGCTGCACGCGGTCGGTTACGTGCTCACCGACTTCGCCCCGGACTACGTGGTGCTCGGTGAGACCCGCACCTACAGCTTCGAGGCGATCACCAAGGCCGTCCGGTTGATCAACGACGGGGCCCGGTTCATCTGCACCAACCCCGACGTCACCGGCCCGTCGGCGGAGGGTGCGCTGCCCGCCGCCGGCTCGGTCGCCGCCATGATCTCCAAGGCGACCGGGGTCGAGCCGTACTTCGTCGGCAAGCCGAACCCGATGATGATGCGCTCGGCGCTGAACACCATCAACGCGCACTCCGAGAGCACCGCGATGATCGGCGACCGGATGGACACCGACATCCTCTGCGGCCTGGAGGCCGGGCTGGAGACCATCCTGGTGCTCACCGGGATCAGCAGCCGCACCGAGGCGGAGCGCTACCCGTACCGCCCGTCGCGGATCATCAACTCGGTCGCGGACCTGCTTGACGAGGTCTGA
- a CDS encoding ferrochelatase, translating to MAYDAVVLVSFGGPERPEDVMPFLQNVTRGRGVPPERLTEVAEHYLHFGGVSPINQQCRDLLAAVRADFAAHGLDLPVYWGNRNWDPLLADTVTQMRDDGVTRALAFVTSAYGGYSSCRQYQEDIAAARAAVGPDAPVIEKLRQFWDHPGFVEPHVDAVRAALGQLDPAKRDTTRLVFTAHSIPTSMAANAGPHGGRYEAQLHETARLVAAAAAPDLPYDLVWQSRSGPPQVPWLEPDINDHLATLAQGGTTGVVVSPIGFVSDHLEVVWDLDTEALETAKQLGLDFVRADTPGIDPRFVAMVRELVTERIDPDGAQLRRRLGELPMWDTCPTVCCVPTRRP from the coding sequence ATGGCGTACGACGCGGTGGTGCTGGTGTCCTTCGGTGGGCCGGAGCGGCCCGAGGACGTGATGCCGTTCCTGCAGAACGTGACCCGGGGCCGGGGCGTGCCCCCCGAGCGGCTGACCGAGGTCGCCGAGCACTACCTGCACTTCGGCGGGGTGTCCCCGATCAACCAGCAGTGCCGTGACCTGCTGGCCGCCGTCCGGGCCGACTTCGCCGCACACGGTCTCGACCTGCCCGTCTACTGGGGCAACCGCAACTGGGACCCGCTGCTCGCGGACACCGTGACCCAGATGCGCGACGACGGCGTCACCCGGGCGCTCGCCTTCGTCACCAGCGCGTACGGCGGCTACTCGTCCTGCCGTCAGTACCAGGAGGACATCGCCGCCGCCCGGGCCGCGGTGGGCCCGGACGCCCCGGTGATCGAGAAGCTGCGCCAGTTCTGGGACCATCCCGGCTTCGTCGAACCGCACGTCGACGCGGTCCGGGCCGCTCTGGGGCAGCTCGACCCGGCGAAGCGGGACACCACCCGGCTGGTCTTCACCGCCCACTCCATCCCCACCTCGATGGCGGCAAACGCAGGCCCGCACGGCGGCCGGTACGAGGCGCAGCTGCACGAGACGGCCCGGCTGGTGGCCGCGGCCGCCGCCCCCGACCTGCCGTACGACCTGGTGTGGCAGAGCCGCTCGGGTCCGCCGCAGGTGCCGTGGCTGGAGCCGGACATCAACGACCACCTGGCGACCCTCGCGCAGGGCGGCACCACCGGCGTGGTGGTCAGCCCGATCGGGTTCGTCTCCGACCACCTGGAGGTGGTGTGGGACCTGGACACCGAGGCGCTGGAGACGGCCAAGCAACTCGGCCTGGACTTCGTCCGGGCCGACACCCCCGGCATCGACCCGCGCTTCGTGGCCATGGTGCGCGAGCTGGTCACCGAGCGGATCGACCCGGACGGTGCGCAGCTGCGCCGCCGCCTGGGCGAGCTGCCGATGTGGGACACCTGCCCCACCGTGTGCTGCGTGCCGACCCGCCGCCCCTGA
- the fabI gene encoding enoyl-ACP reductase FabI, protein MSGLLAGKRLLVTGVITDASIAFSVAKLAQENGAQVVLTGYGRLSLVERIAKRLPEPAPVIEVDVTNTEHLANLADRVREHVDGLDGVVHSIGFAPQSCLGGGFLDAPWEDVATALHVSTFSYKSLAMAALPLMSAGGAVVGLTFDATKAWPVYDWMGVAKAGLESASRYLALHLGKQGIRSNLVAAGPLRTIAAKSIPGFDQFEDAWTERAPLGWSLTDQEPAARACLALLSDWFPATTGEIVHVDGGYHAIGA, encoded by the coding sequence ATGTCCGGACTGCTCGCCGGTAAGCGGCTGCTCGTCACCGGTGTCATCACCGACGCCTCGATCGCCTTCTCGGTGGCGAAGCTCGCTCAGGAGAACGGCGCCCAGGTCGTGCTCACCGGCTACGGCCGGCTCTCCCTGGTCGAGCGGATCGCCAAGCGGCTGCCCGAGCCGGCCCCGGTGATCGAGGTGGACGTGACCAACACGGAGCACCTGGCCAACCTCGCCGACCGGGTCCGCGAGCACGTCGACGGGCTCGACGGCGTCGTGCACTCGATCGGTTTCGCCCCGCAGAGCTGCCTGGGCGGCGGTTTCCTCGACGCCCCCTGGGAGGACGTGGCGACCGCCCTGCACGTATCCACCTTCTCGTACAAGTCGCTGGCCATGGCGGCGCTGCCACTGATGTCCGCCGGCGGCGCGGTGGTCGGCCTGACCTTCGACGCGACGAAGGCGTGGCCGGTCTACGACTGGATGGGCGTGGCCAAGGCCGGCCTGGAGTCCGCGTCCCGCTACCTGGCGCTGCACCTGGGCAAGCAGGGCATCCGCAGCAACCTGGTCGCCGCCGGGCCGCTGCGCACCATCGCCGCCAAGTCGATCCCCGGCTTCGACCAGTTCGAGGACGCCTGGACCGAGCGGGCCCCGCTCGGCTGGAGCCTCACCGACCAGGAGCCCGCCGCCCGCGCCTGCCTGGCGCTGCTGTCCGACTGGTTCCCGGCCACCACCGGCGAGATCGTGCACGTCGACGGCGGCTACCACGCCATCGGCGCCTGA
- the fabG gene encoding 3-oxoacyl-ACP reductase FabG yields MARTVLVTGGNRGIGLAIAQAFAKQGDRVAVTHRSGDAPEGLFGVRADVTDAASIDAAFTAVEAELGPVEVLVSNAGMTADTLLLRMTEEQFTGVVDTNLTGAFRVAKRASGKMLRAKWGRMIFISSVVGLAGGAGQVNYAASKAGLVGVARSITRELGSRNITANVVAPGFIDTDMTAVLPEDRKAEIRKSIPAGRMASPEEVAAVVTWLASDSAGYVSGAVIPVDGGLGMGH; encoded by the coding sequence GTGGCCCGTACCGTGCTGGTGACCGGGGGAAACCGGGGAATCGGCCTGGCCATCGCGCAGGCCTTCGCCAAGCAGGGCGACCGGGTGGCGGTCACCCACCGCAGCGGCGACGCCCCCGAAGGGCTGTTCGGCGTACGGGCCGACGTCACCGACGCGGCCTCGATCGACGCCGCGTTCACCGCCGTCGAGGCCGAGCTGGGGCCGGTCGAGGTGCTGGTCTCCAACGCCGGCATGACCGCCGACACGCTGCTGCTGCGGATGACCGAGGAGCAGTTCACCGGTGTGGTGGACACCAACCTCACCGGTGCGTTCCGGGTCGCCAAGCGCGCCTCCGGCAAGATGCTCCGCGCCAAGTGGGGCCGCATGATCTTCATCTCCTCGGTGGTCGGCCTCGCCGGCGGCGCCGGGCAGGTCAACTACGCCGCCAGCAAGGCCGGTCTGGTCGGCGTGGCCCGCTCGATCACCCGGGAGCTGGGCAGCCGCAACATCACCGCGAACGTGGTGGCGCCCGGCTTCATCGACACGGACATGACCGCCGTCCTGCCCGAGGACCGCAAGGCGGAGATCCGCAAGTCCATCCCCGCCGGCCGGATGGCCAGCCCGGAAGAGGTCGCCGCGGTGGTCACCTGGCTGGCCTCCGACAGCGCCGGGTACGTCTCCGGTGCCGTGATCCCGGTCGACGGTGGCCTCGGCATGGGCCACTGA
- a CDS encoding sensor histidine kinase has protein sequence MNRHPIAVALQALRQTLLGRDAPPGRPLLARWPRLARYAAPVGLLAALGLFWITLAVESDWGLPTPIAVLFAAMTVAPLLALPRRPLLAWRLTVLALLVCTFNAPADTPGPWTPPLALGSIVVVAVVVARVDRPVLAWLVAITAVPVLTLVRAENRAAVLALLGALAIVGDLIRRNRLSRHALAAQTELSEREQERRAVLEERTRIAREMHDVVAHHMSLIAVQAETAPYRLTDVPAPAAAEFVAIAASARDALTDMRRLLGVLRSESTGPQTAPQPDLTDLNAMVDVARRAGVPVTLDAGPDDGGRVPAPVGLAAYRIVQEGLANAARHAAGAAVRVTVRAGRSSLGVRVQNAPPDDVRARPDTEADAGHGLTGMRERATSLGGTFTAGPLPDGGYAVTAELPYDSESGDR, from the coding sequence GTGAACCGGCACCCGATCGCCGTGGCCCTGCAGGCCCTGCGGCAGACCCTGCTGGGCCGGGACGCCCCGCCCGGCCGACCGCTGCTGGCCCGCTGGCCCAGGCTGGCCCGATACGCCGCCCCGGTCGGGCTGCTCGCCGCGCTCGGCCTCTTCTGGATCACCCTCGCCGTGGAGAGCGACTGGGGCCTGCCGACGCCGATCGCGGTGCTGTTCGCGGCGATGACCGTGGCGCCGCTGCTGGCGCTGCCCCGGCGTCCGCTGCTGGCCTGGCGGCTGACGGTGCTGGCCCTGCTGGTGTGCACGTTCAACGCGCCGGCCGACACGCCCGGCCCGTGGACCCCGCCGCTGGCGCTCGGGTCGATCGTGGTGGTCGCAGTGGTCGTCGCGCGGGTCGACCGGCCGGTGCTGGCCTGGCTGGTGGCGATCACCGCGGTGCCGGTGCTCACCCTGGTCAGAGCCGAGAACCGGGCCGCCGTCCTGGCACTGCTCGGCGCGCTGGCGATCGTCGGTGACCTGATCCGGCGTAACCGGCTGTCCCGGCACGCGCTGGCCGCGCAGACCGAGCTGAGTGAGCGGGAGCAGGAGCGTCGCGCGGTGCTGGAGGAACGCACCCGGATCGCCCGGGAGATGCACGACGTGGTGGCCCACCACATGTCGCTGATCGCGGTGCAGGCGGAGACCGCCCCGTACCGGCTGACCGACGTGCCGGCGCCGGCGGCCGCGGAATTCGTGGCCATCGCCGCCTCGGCCCGCGACGCGCTGACCGACATGCGGCGGCTGTTGGGGGTGCTGCGCAGCGAGTCGACCGGGCCGCAGACCGCGCCGCAGCCGGACCTGACCGACCTGAATGCGATGGTGGACGTGGCACGTCGAGCCGGGGTGCCGGTGACCCTGGACGCCGGGCCGGACGACGGCGGACGGGTGCCCGCGCCGGTCGGGCTGGCCGCGTACCGCATCGTGCAGGAAGGCCTGGCCAACGCGGCCCGACACGCGGCCGGCGCCGCGGTGCGGGTCACCGTCCGCGCCGGTCGGTCCAGTCTGGGGGTACGCGTGCAGAACGCGCCGCCCGACGACGTGCGCGCCCGGCCGGACACCGAGGCGGACGCCGGGCATGGGCTGACCGGCATGCGGGAGCGGGCCACCTCGCTGGGCGGTACGTTCACCGCCGGGCCGCTGCCCGACGGGGGTTACGCGGTGACGGCCGAGCTGCCGTACGACTCGGAGAGCGGGGACCGATGA